In Gloeocapsa sp. DLM2.Bin57, a genomic segment contains:
- a CDS encoding XRE family transcriptional regulator, whose protein sequence is MRNLREYRGLSQTELGKRTNMTQPIIALYEQGKTTPTLDKAIALARELKVPLKVLAESLGISTEGVPDTIDDE, encoded by the coding sequence TTGAGAAACTTAAGAGAATACCGAGGATTAAGCCAAACTGAACTAGGCAAAAGAACAAATATGACACAGCCAATAATTGCATTATATGAACAAGGTAAAACAACACCAACACTCGATAAAGCGATCGCTCTAGCCCGAGAACTTAAAGTACCGCTGAAAGTACTAGCAGAATCTTTGGGAATTAGTACTGAAGGAGTGCCAGACACAATCGATGATGAATAA